The sequence below is a genomic window from Sparus aurata chromosome 6, fSpaAur1.1, whole genome shotgun sequence.
TTTTAGTGACACAACTGTCATGGAATAAAGGGTACAGATAGATCCAGCATGAGCACTCAGCTTAACACTGATACACAGAAGTTCCCTATGGTAGTATCATGTTGACATATAGTTATCAGCAAGCGACTGTAGGAGCTGGGGATGACGACAGAGGATGAAATAAACAccaaggttgttgtttttttaatttcacttaAACTGCATGCAAAATTAGTATTGTGTGCTGTCTATGTAGGATTTTTTATTCAATGTGTTAAAATAATTTGTCTTTACTAAATACACAGGCAGaggttgggtttttttttttcttcttttcaatacaaaaataaaattagtatCAAAGTGACTGGCGTTATCAGTATCACTGGCGATCGGTCATATCacaaaggagagggagaggcattAGGTGCTTGGCATATTCACACACTGATTATGAGCCAAGTCGACTACAGAGCTAAATCAGGCACAATCTATTTCACAGCGTAACCTACGATGTGTGGTTTTATCACAAACACGAGCGGCGCCTCGATGTGCTTCATCTTGAGTTCGGAGAATCCGGCCGACTCCAGGTGTTTCCACGTTTCGCGGGTGGTCTCGCATCCGTCGCCGAAGTAGTACCAAAAAGGCTGGAGAACGTGCTGGAAGAAGTACGAccaggtggcggggtccgccacaacGTGCTCCATGAAGAAGAAGGCCCCACCCTGCAGATCAGACATTTGTCATGTGTGTGCCATTTCACAAAACTTGTCAAAAACGGGTTCACGTTCTGTCCTCATGTTATATAATAAATATTCTTTGTGTTACATGTATGTTTACTTTAAGGCCTAATGCGGATACGCCTCATATTGCATGAAACTTGAATTGACACGATGACACCGTGCTTCTGTTCTCTTGTGTGTGATGCAAGCATACGGGTCAAAGGTTGCAACAGTAGGATTTTGATTCATGAAAGAGTCAGAGCTCAAAGATTAAATGATGAGTCACTGGGTTGGCGCACGTGAGGGATCAGATCTGCTTAGCACGTTCTGTATCAGCGTGTTAAACCAAATAAATTAGATCATGATATTCCTTTTCAAGGGATTAAAGGCTAACAGACAGCAGACACCTCGCTATTATACATGGACACACAAGGCCCCTCTATTCAGTATGTTCAAGTTAATTTCATATAGTTGGACTGGAGCTCTGAAGGGGTTTTCAAGCCTAATACCAATATTAATAAACTCCAaccattatttttaaatataagtaGGCTTCATAACAGAGCCTGACTGAGACATCGGTTGGCTGCTGTCAGCTGATATGGGCCTTTCACAGATGCAGCAGTGTGGATGTATGTTGTGCGTGCATATGCAGTGAGCGGGATATTGTACAGTTAAATGACAAACTTAGCGCTCTCTGGTGAACTCTGACATATCTATACCACGGTTTCTGGTTCCTTGTCGCCTACATAGATAAACTAGTCAACTCATACTGGCTCATGTGTAACATTGGCTCGGATGACATATTGGTTGGTCCCAGACTTTCATTTAGTGTAGCCTAATTTAAACATGGATTTGCTTGGTGTTTGTTTAGCCAGTTGGTTATCAATTGCCAGGAGTAAATGATTAATTCAGAAGGTGCTCTACAGCGGGTCTGCTGAAAGTTTTTGCTGATGCCCAGGACAAGatgattaaataatttcccagtctgggatcattaaagtaattctatctatctatctatctccaAAGGCCCCTCCAGCAGATTATTATAAGAGGTTAAAGGTTACATATTATTTTAAAGGCCCTTTTTTTTCAGCCCAGCAGCCTCAATAAAATGCAGGATGTATGcctaagtacatttatttatatcacTATTAAGGCTACTGTTCTTTAcctgaatatttccattttctacaATGCAATACtgccactccactacatttaggAAGcaatatttgactttttataACACTACATTTATGTGATGGCCTAATTTAGCAATCACCAATTTAAATTGTGGATTCTTTATGGataattgtactttttatactaAAGTACCTTTAAattcagatactttaagacttttacttaagtactatTCTTATGAGCACCTTTCACTTTACCCAAAATGGTTAACATTTGTATATGTTCACTGgggtcatttttacatttctgactGTGAATTTATTGGGATTACAGTTGCTCTGATTGATCTTTTTCAGGAGTCAGTCGATGACTTACTGGTCTCAGTATGCGGTGCGCCTCACGCAGAGTTTGCGGTATGTTGTTGACAGAGCAGAGCACCAGGGTGCAGACAACAGCGTCTACCGACTCGTCCTCGACTGACCCCATGTCCTCCCCCGATGCCACCACAAATCGCTCATATTTCAGGTGGTCGTTCTCGTCCATGCTTTTCTTCAGGTACTTCTCGAAATGGGGATTGGGGTCAGTGCAGATCACCTTGCAGCCAGCCGGATAAAACTCGAAATTTGTGCCGGTGCCGCACCCGATCTCCAAAAGTGTGAGCTGCCCACCAGGCTTGGTGAACTGTGTGAGGCTGCGAAACAGCTCCTTCTTCCTTTCGTACATTTTCTTGTTGTACGTTATGGAAATCCGATATAAACAAATCGGGAAGATGCGTTTGTATATGTGATACAGGCCGACCGCTTCCATCAGATGCAGGGGCAGGCATAACACATTGACAATTAAAGTACAAAAGCGCATGAGAATAGCCATTTTTGCGGCTCCTGAACGTCGTGGCGCCCCGCAGTGTCAACAGCCAACCGGTCAAGGTAGCGCGGACGTCCGCTAACAGGAGCTGGCTAACTCCGGATGTCCGGTTGACGCTTTCAAATTAAAGGCGACAAGTATAAACACAAGTGTAAACGcagttgcttgttttgtcctcGAATGTACTGCAGTAGACTGACATTACAAATCGAATACTTACAGTGCAAGCGCCGTAATTCTGTCTTTTTACGCTTTCAAACCATACCACCGTGTAATACAATTTAGTTAGATACTCTTTCTTGATTAAAATTGTTTAATTTGACAGTAACAGCTGGAAACTGGAGGAAGCCCAAAACGTTTAATATAAACATTACTTGACACCTTTCAAGACCAACAATACTGTGGTGAGTAATGGACTCAAAAATCATTTTTGTATTAAGATAGTTGCTCTAGGTTGAACTGACCGTCAACTTGAGCGGTGTAGTTTGTGGTCCTTAAAAATCGGTTAGCATTTTTACACATCCGGTTCCATCGTTTCATAGTCTGTGGGCTTTTTGGATTGGTTTTAGCTTcaatgtctgaaaaaaaagtatttacagGATTTGTTCtatgacataaaatacatcagtaaatTTCCTACAATTTAATTCTAAACAACTTACCTGCCAAACAGTTGTTGCTAACAAGTAGCTAACAAAGACTACAGATGTTGTTACAGACGTTaaacgtcatcacactgaacaGAGAGGCTAATCTCACTaatccgtctttacaggccgactatttagagttagaatagttacAAATTTAACAACTAGTTACAAACTAACTTTAGAACTTGTAGATGGATCCAAGTGGAGGTGAGGTTTAAGTCATGCCACCGGGAGGTAGTCTGTTTATAGCATAGCATTGGCTTTTTATTTCTAGGGATTTAATCTACACTGCAGAAATCACAAAAGCGGAGTTCATCTTTGAAGATTAgcttgctgaacaaaatgtgCAAGTATCAAACTTGATGTTCCCAAATCTCAGTAGCTTTTTGTTGAGGGAGCCAGGGTGATGCTCACATCTAGGTTTCCCTAAAAAATGTGCCATAGCATAACCACTCTATAGGTAAGTGTTATTTAGTTTCTCAAGTGTTTAGTGTGTTAGTAAGAGTGCGTTATTCATACTGTTAGCTAACATTGAGTTATGCTAGCtgtttgctaatgttagctttaaacattttattgtgttgtgttgtctctATACAGTGActtaaatttgaaaatgactgaatgaatctGAGGTTCAAGTCTTGACTTTCAAACAATATTTTTGTTGCCGCTTGGggacagaacaacaacaacaagcacacAAACCCGAAACACTGACACATAATTAAGCTAGTTAAAGTTACTTGTAGTTATAGGGCGCAGTACTTACACAAGATGACATAAGCATAATTACAGCATCATGGCCGCCTGTCCAGTATCCACTCTATTTTTAGCCCTGTTGTGTCTCCAAAACTAAATATACTTAGAGCTGAAATCCTTAAATGCACCTCTGGGGTCTTGCCAGCTGTTCCAGCCTCTCCACTTGCTTACATATTAGTCACTTACTTTTTTTGTTGGCCATGTGGTACTTTTTGCCAAGATGAAAGTAACtgcttgctgttgttgttggtggaaATGGGGTTGAAGAAGGCTGTGAGAATGAACCAAACAGCAGGCTACAtttaaatgctgtcaaaacaaaatgttcaacaAAAATCGACCGAAAAGGGCAATGTTAAGTAAAGGAAATGAACTCATCTCTtccatatttatgtttttgtagcATTTAAGCTGAACCTTAAGATTGC
It includes:
- the tmt1a.1 gene encoding methyltransferase-like protein 7A, producing MAILMRFCTLIVNVLCLPLHLMEAVGLYHIYKRIFPICLYRISITYNKKMYERKKELFRSLTQFTKPGGQLTLLEIGCGTGTNFEFYPAGCKVICTDPNPHFEKYLKKSMDENDHLKYERFVVASGEDMGSVEDESVDAVVCTLVLCSVNNIPQTLREAHRILRPGGAFFFMEHVVADPATWSYFFQHVLQPFWYYFGDGCETTRETWKHLESAGFSELKMKHIEAPLVFVIKPHIVGYAVK